Proteins from a single region of Chromobacterium sp. ATCC 53434:
- a CDS encoding bestrophin family protein has product MIVRNTPSWFRLLFVWHGSVLPRILPRLLMVLTVAVVAAAIRHWWLQSLRESSLGIPTFTLLGVSLAIFLGFRNSVSYERFWEARKLWGSLLIVSRSLGRQTLAALGDDADSRRLLDAMCTFAYALKAQLRGDDADDHLRRLLPAEARERIMAGRFRPALILAWLGGETQRLQRAGRLSELQWHAMDRNLNTLSEILGGCERIATTPMPFTYRVLLNRTVTIYCLLLPAGLASSIGWLTPPIAVFIAYTYFALEQIAEELEEPFGTEGNDLPLSTLCHTIESSLREMQGLPLEIEPPPRLGVYQY; this is encoded by the coding sequence ATGATAGTCCGCAATACCCCGTCCTGGTTCCGTCTGCTCTTCGTCTGGCACGGCTCGGTGCTGCCGCGCATCCTGCCGCGGCTGCTGATGGTGCTGACGGTCGCCGTCGTCGCCGCCGCCATCCGCCACTGGTGGCTGCAAAGCCTGCGCGAATCGTCGCTGGGCATCCCCACCTTCACGCTGCTGGGCGTGTCGCTGGCGATCTTTCTCGGCTTCCGCAACTCGGTCAGCTACGAGCGCTTCTGGGAGGCGCGCAAGCTGTGGGGCAGCCTGCTGATCGTCAGCCGTTCGCTGGGCCGGCAGACGCTGGCCGCGCTCGGCGACGACGCCGACAGCCGCCGCTTGCTCGACGCGATGTGCACCTTCGCCTACGCGCTGAAGGCCCAGCTGCGCGGCGACGACGCCGACGACCATCTGCGGCGGCTGCTGCCGGCGGAAGCGCGCGAGCGCATCATGGCCGGCCGCTTCCGCCCGGCGCTGATCCTGGCCTGGCTGGGCGGCGAGACGCAGCGGCTGCAGCGCGCGGGCCGGCTCAGCGAGCTGCAGTGGCACGCGATGGACCGCAATCTGAACACGCTGTCGGAAATCCTCGGCGGCTGCGAACGCATCGCCACCACGCCGATGCCGTTCACCTACCGCGTGCTGCTGAACCGCACGGTGACCATCTATTGCCTGCTGCTGCCGGCCGGGCTGGCCAGCAGCATAGGCTGGCTGACGCCGCCGATCGCGGTCTTCATCGCCTACACCTATTTCGCGCTGGAACAGATCGCCGAGGAGCTGGAGGAGCCGTTCGGCACCGAGGGCAACGATCTGCCGCTGTCGACGCTGTGCCATACGATAGAATCGTCGCTGCGCGAGATGCAGGGCCTGCCGCTGGAGATTGAACCGCCACCGCGCCTCGGCGTCTACCAGTACTGA